From one Humulus lupulus chromosome 8, drHumLupu1.1, whole genome shotgun sequence genomic stretch:
- the LOC133795773 gene encoding F-box protein At5g07610 — MSFKLRISFPKRPRASRNDNVSHPTTPPSSSYSAEIVGSNDDLLNQILLRLPIKSLLKFKSVSKHWLSLISNPNFSRCRSPFPTAASGLILQASRSWVNNPEFHFVDFDNPCPSPHSSSFAVPFKSLTFVNDPSRIIITQSCNGLLLCSTAGLHSPRKYYFVYNPTTKQYTTLPPLSFRRGTFTWTVRDIVLAFDPSKSPHYKVVCVMQCDNYSDVGDEYRIEIYSSETGPWRPAKAQPSFSGLRPGTIRGVFCNGAVHWVNPWGTSLHFKVDEDQLCQMPYPMHDNVDAVNEDLRYVGESRDHLHAILYGNIVTHHLDVFEMERDCARWVFKFKVDLDEISNIFPEIIPVNICHPGIDYDSSSVLCFVRGELLEDSFLVLRIFGIVFRYDFKTRTFCKLCVNDNHSIWCENYQYIQSLACV, encoded by the coding sequence ATGTCGTTCAAGCTCCGAATTTCTTTCCCCAAAAGACCAAGGGCTTCACGAAACGACAATGTTTCCCACCCTACGACACCACCGTCGTCGTCTTACTCGGCGGAAATAGTCGGCAGCAACGACGACCTCCTCAACCAAATACTCCTCCGCCTTCCCATAAAGTCTCTTCTCAAATTCAAATCTGTATCCAAACACTGGctttccctcatctccaaccCCAACTTTTCTCGCTGCCGTAGCCCTTTCCCGACCGCCGCCTCCGGCCTCATTCTTCAAGCCTCAAGATCATGGGTCAACAACCCAGAATTCCATTTCGTTGACTTTGACAACCCGTGTCCCAGCCCTCACTCCTCCTCTTTTGCAGTCCCTTTTAAGTCTCTCACCTTCGTCAACGACCCGTCCAGAATCATAATCACACAGTCCTGTAATGGGTTACTGCTCTGCTCTACAGCTGGTTTACACTCCCCAAGAAAATACTACTTCGTTTACAATCCCACTACTAAGCAGTATACGACGCTTCCTCCGCTGTCGTTCCGTCGTGGCACTTTCACCTGGACTGTTCGGGATATCGTCTTAGCTTTCGACCCTTCCAAATCTCCTCATTACAAAGTCGTTTGTGTGATGCAATGCGACAATTACAGCGACGTGGGTGACGAATATCGGATTGAAATTTATTCCTCCGAGACTGGCCCCTGGAGACCCGCTAAAGCACAACCTTCATTCTCCGGCCTTAGACCAGGAACTATTCGCGGGGTTTTCTGTAACGGGGCCGTTCATTGGGTAAATCCTTGGGGAACTTCACTGCATTTTAAAGTTGATGAAGACCAACTGTGTCAAATGCCATATCCCATGCATGATAATGTTGACGCTGTTAATGAGGATTTGAGGTACGTTGGTGAGTCTAGGGACCATTTGCATGCAATTCTTTACGGAAATATAGTCACACATCATTTGGATGTATTTGAGATGGAAAGGGATTGTGCTAGATGGGTTTTCAAGTTCAAGGTTGATCTTGATGAAATTTCAAATATATTCCCTGAGATTATCCCTGTTAATATTTGCCATCCGGGCATTGATTACGATAGCTCTTCAGTGCTTTGTTTTGTCCGTGGCGAGCTTTTGGAAGATTCATTTTTGGTCCTGAGGATTTTTGGTATAGTTTTCCGATATGATTTCAAGACTAGAACTTTCTGCAAGTTATGCGTCAACGATAATCATTCTATTTGGTGTGAGAATTATCAGTACATCCAGAGTCTAGCTTGTGTTTGA